From Molothrus ater isolate BHLD 08-10-18 breed brown headed cowbird chromosome 8, BPBGC_Mater_1.1, whole genome shotgun sequence, a single genomic window includes:
- the HNRNPH3 gene encoding heterogeneous nuclear ribonucleoprotein H3 isoform X1 has protein sequence MDWSGKHNGPNDTTNDGTVVRLRGLPFGCSKEEIVQFFQGLEIVPNGITLTLDYQGRSTGEAFVQFASKEIAENALGKHKERIGHRYIEIFKSSKSEIRGFSDMPRRMMGQQRPGPYDRPLGGRGGYYGAGRGSMYDRMRRGGGGYDGGYGGFDDYGGYNNYGYGNDGYDDRMRDGRGMGGHGYGAGDAGSGFHGGGHFVHMRGLPFRATENDIANFFSPLNPIRVHIDIGADGRATGEADVEFVTHEDAVAAMSKDKNHMQHRYIELFLNSTAGGGSGMGGYGRDGMDQGYGSVGRMGMGSNYSGGYGTPDGLGGYSRGSGNSGGYYGQGSMGGGGWRGMY, from the exons atggaCTGGAGTGGAAAACACAATGGGCCCAATGATACAACCAATGACGGAACAGTGGTACGACTCCGAGGCCTCCCATTTGGTTGCAGTAAAGAAGAGATTGTTCAGTTTTTCCAAG GGTTGGAAATCGTGCCAAATGGGATAACATTGACGCTGGACTACCAGGGGAGAAGCACAGGGGAGGCCTTCGTGCAGTTTGCTTCAAAGGAGATAGCAGAAAATGCTCTGGGGAAACACAAGGAAAGAATAGGGCACAG ATACATTGAAATCTTCAAAAGTAGTAAGAGCGAAATCAGAGGATTCTCTGACATGCCAAGAAGAATGATGGGACAACAGCGACCTGGACCATATGATAGACCATTAGGAGGAAGAGGGGGTTATTATGGAGCTGGGCGTGGAAGTATGTATGACAGAATGCGTCGAGGAGGTGGTGGATATGACGGTG GATATGGTGGCTTTGATGATTATGGTGGCTATAATAACTATGGCTACGGAAACGACGGCTATGACGACAGGATGAGGGATGGGAGAG GCATGGGAGGCCATGGCTATGGAGCTGGAGATGCAGGGTCGGGGTTCCATGGTGGAGGTCATTTTGTTCACATGAGAGGGCTGCCTTTCCGAGCCACGGAAAACGATATTGCTAAC TTTTTCTCACCATTGAACCCTATAAGAGTTCACATTGACATTGGAGCAGATGGAAGAGCTACAGGAGAGGCAGATGTGGAGTTTGTAACACACGAGGATGCAGTAGCTGCCATGTCCAAGGATAAGAATCACATGC AGCATCGGTATATTGAGCTGTTCCTGAATTCCACTGCTGGAGGTGGCTCTGGAATGGGAGGCTATGGCAGAGATGGAATGG ATCAAGGGTACGGCTCTGTTGGTAGAATGGGGATGGGCAGCAATTACAGCGGTGGATACGGAACCCCTGACGGCCTGGGTGGATACA GTCGTGGCAGTGGAAATAGTGGAGGATACTATGGGCAAGGCAGTATGGGTGGAGGAGGATGGCGTGGGATGTATTGA
- the PBLD gene encoding phenazine biosynthesis-like domain-containing protein, giving the protein MQIPIFTVDAFTNRPFSGNPAAVCLLENDLDEDLHQKIAAEMNLSETAFIRKLKPGDDFTKSSCFGLRWFTPASEVPLCGHATLASAAVLFHVQKNTNSVLTFVTLSGELKARQVKDHIVLDLPLYTAYPQELKEVEELIKAAVGDMIVQDIRYSPDTKKLLVRLSDTYDRSVLENLKVNAQHFLSAEKTGKLKGLILTVKGNSSGKGHDFYSRYFAPWVGVLEDPVTGSAHAVLSSYWSEQLGKKEMLAFQCSRRGGELKISVRGDGRVDIAGQTAVVLKGNLTL; this is encoded by the exons ATGCAGATTCCAATTTTTACGGTTGATGCATTTACAAACCGGCCGTTTTCTGGAAATCCTGCGGCAGTTTGTCTGCTTGAAAAt GACCTGGATGAAGATTTGCACCAAAAAATTGCAGCAGAAATGAACCTTTCAGAAACAGCTTTCATCAGAAAACTGAAACCTGGAGATGACTTTACCAAAA gTTCCTGCTTTGGGCTCAGATGGTTCACCCCAGCCAGTGAAGTTCCTCTCTGTGGTCATGCTACTCTTGCATCAGCTGCTGTGTTATTTCATGTACAAA AAAATACAAACTCAGTTCTCACGTTTGTGACACTGAGTGGAGAATTAAAGGCCAGACAAGTGAAAGATCATATTGTCCTGGACTTGCCACTTTACACAGCCTACCCCCAG gaactTAAGGAAGTAGAAGAATTAATAAAG GCAGCTGTTGGTGACATGATTGTCCAAGACATCCGCTATTCTCCCGACACAAAGAAGCTCCTGGTCCGCCTCAGTGACACTTATGACAG GTCTGTGTTGGAAAACTTGAAAGTGAATGCACAACACTTTTTGTCAGctgaaaagacaggaaaattgAAAGGACTCATACTCACTGTTAAGGGAAATTCCAGTGGAAAAGGCCATGATTTTTACTCCAGATATTTTGCACCTTGGGTTGGAGTTCTGGAAGACCCTGTTACAG GATCTGCTCATGCTGTTTTAAGCAGCTACTggtcagagcagctggggaagaaagaaatgcttG CGTTTCAGTGCTCCCGCCGTGGAGGAGAGCTGAAGATTTCTGTGCGCGGTGACGGCAGAGTGGACATTGCAGGGCAAACGGCTGTGGTGTTAAAAGGAAACCTGACTTTGTGA
- the HNRNPH3 gene encoding heterogeneous nuclear ribonucleoprotein H3 isoform X2 — MDWSGKHNGPNDTTNDGTVVRLRGLPFGCSKEEIVQFFQGLEIVPNGITLTLDYQGRSTGEAFVQFASKEIAENALGKHKERIGHRYIEIFKSSKSEIRGFSDMPRRMMGQQRPGPYDRPLGGRGGYYGAGRGRYGGFDDYGGYNNYGYGNDGYDDRMRDGRGMGGHGYGAGDAGSGFHGGGHFVHMRGLPFRATENDIANFFSPLNPIRVHIDIGADGRATGEADVEFVTHEDAVAAMSKDKNHMQHRYIELFLNSTAGGGSGMGGYGRDGMDQGYGSVGRMGMGSNYSGGYGTPDGLGGYSRGSGNSGGYYGQGSMGGGGWRGMY; from the exons atggaCTGGAGTGGAAAACACAATGGGCCCAATGATACAACCAATGACGGAACAGTGGTACGACTCCGAGGCCTCCCATTTGGTTGCAGTAAAGAAGAGATTGTTCAGTTTTTCCAAG GGTTGGAAATCGTGCCAAATGGGATAACATTGACGCTGGACTACCAGGGGAGAAGCACAGGGGAGGCCTTCGTGCAGTTTGCTTCAAAGGAGATAGCAGAAAATGCTCTGGGGAAACACAAGGAAAGAATAGGGCACAG ATACATTGAAATCTTCAAAAGTAGTAAGAGCGAAATCAGAGGATTCTCTGACATGCCAAGAAGAATGATGGGACAACAGCGACCTGGACCATATGATAGACCATTAGGAGGAAGAGGGGGTTATTATGGAGCTGGGCGTGGAA GATATGGTGGCTTTGATGATTATGGTGGCTATAATAACTATGGCTACGGAAACGACGGCTATGACGACAGGATGAGGGATGGGAGAG GCATGGGAGGCCATGGCTATGGAGCTGGAGATGCAGGGTCGGGGTTCCATGGTGGAGGTCATTTTGTTCACATGAGAGGGCTGCCTTTCCGAGCCACGGAAAACGATATTGCTAAC TTTTTCTCACCATTGAACCCTATAAGAGTTCACATTGACATTGGAGCAGATGGAAGAGCTACAGGAGAGGCAGATGTGGAGTTTGTAACACACGAGGATGCAGTAGCTGCCATGTCCAAGGATAAGAATCACATGC AGCATCGGTATATTGAGCTGTTCCTGAATTCCACTGCTGGAGGTGGCTCTGGAATGGGAGGCTATGGCAGAGATGGAATGG ATCAAGGGTACGGCTCTGTTGGTAGAATGGGGATGGGCAGCAATTACAGCGGTGGATACGGAACCCCTGACGGCCTGGGTGGATACA GTCGTGGCAGTGGAAATAGTGGAGGATACTATGGGCAAGGCAGTATGGGTGGAGGAGGATGGCGTGGGATGTATTGA
- the HNRNPH3 gene encoding heterogeneous nuclear ribonucleoprotein H3 isoform X3, with translation MPRRMMGQQRPGPYDRPLGGRGGYYGAGRGSMYDRMRRGGGGYDGGYGGFDDYGGYNNYGYGNDGYDDRMRDGRGMGGHGYGAGDAGSGFHGGGHFVHMRGLPFRATENDIANFFSPLNPIRVHIDIGADGRATGEADVEFVTHEDAVAAMSKDKNHMQHRYIELFLNSTAGGGSGMGGYGRDGMDQGYGSVGRMGMGSNYSGGYGTPDGLGGYSRGSGNSGGYYGQGSMGGGGWRGMY, from the exons ATGCCAAGAAGAATGATGGGACAACAGCGACCTGGACCATATGATAGACCATTAGGAGGAAGAGGGGGTTATTATGGAGCTGGGCGTGGAAGTATGTATGACAGAATGCGTCGAGGAGGTGGTGGATATGACGGTG GATATGGTGGCTTTGATGATTATGGTGGCTATAATAACTATGGCTACGGAAACGACGGCTATGACGACAGGATGAGGGATGGGAGAG GCATGGGAGGCCATGGCTATGGAGCTGGAGATGCAGGGTCGGGGTTCCATGGTGGAGGTCATTTTGTTCACATGAGAGGGCTGCCTTTCCGAGCCACGGAAAACGATATTGCTAAC TTTTTCTCACCATTGAACCCTATAAGAGTTCACATTGACATTGGAGCAGATGGAAGAGCTACAGGAGAGGCAGATGTGGAGTTTGTAACACACGAGGATGCAGTAGCTGCCATGTCCAAGGATAAGAATCACATGC AGCATCGGTATATTGAGCTGTTCCTGAATTCCACTGCTGGAGGTGGCTCTGGAATGGGAGGCTATGGCAGAGATGGAATGG ATCAAGGGTACGGCTCTGTTGGTAGAATGGGGATGGGCAGCAATTACAGCGGTGGATACGGAACCCCTGACGGCCTGGGTGGATACA GTCGTGGCAGTGGAAATAGTGGAGGATACTATGGGCAAGGCAGTATGGGTGGAGGAGGATGGCGTGGGATGTATTGA